CATGCGCACGGTCATACGCTCGAGCGCCGTTCGGCTGATGATGGAGCAACGAAGCAACAGCCTGCAACGTCCTCAGCCAGAGTGACGACGGGCGTGCTGGAGTTCGATGGATCGCATGGACGCTCACTCGTGAACGGCTTGCCGCGAATTCTCCATGTCCAACGATCCACAGTCGCCCAGACTTCGGCGCAGGGTGCCGCCGAGTGGCTGCCTATGACGGTCGCGGCAATTGAAGAAGAGTTGCGTCATCCGTCGATAGGAAGCGCAGTCATGCTGGCCAAGATCGCGGACCTATTGTTCATCTGGGCGATCCGTCATTGGCTGGCGGGGGAGCGTGCTGACCAGAAGGGCTGGATTGCTGCGCTAAGAGACCCGGCGATCAGCCATGCCTTATCACTCATGCACGCAAACCCCGGGCACAACTGGACGGTTAGTCAACTCGCAGAGCACGTCGCCCAATCCCGATCCAACTTTTCCCAACGATTCGTGCAATTGGTAGGCGAATCTCCCATGCGCTATCTGACCATTTGGCGTATGGAACTCGCCAGTAACCGGCTCATTTCGTCGAGTCTTCGTGTTTCGCAAATCGCCGAGCAGTTAGGGTACATGTCCCAGGCTGCATTCAGTCGGGTTTTTCGGCGAGCGTTCGGGATGTCACCGACGGATTATCGCGAACGCGTTTGAATGACTTTGCGAAAGGATAGTGGATCTTGCAAGTCCGTCGAATGGCGCATTTCGGCGGCCC
The nucleotide sequence above comes from Paraburkholderia aromaticivorans. Encoded proteins:
- a CDS encoding AraC family transcriptional regulator, whose amino-acid sequence is MTETPKMMPTRRNPQRQRNIALPRERLAGDVFFDVFDLACVRGGILGDDVVEVGQTLKFAPGDAYIHIIHDAVCQLRMVGNKGGLALAPGDVVILPHAHGHTLERRSADDGATKQQPATSSARVTTGVLEFDGSHGRSLVNGLPRILHVQRSTVAQTSAQGAAEWLPMTVAAIEEELRHPSIGSAVMLAKIADLLFIWAIRHWLAGERADQKGWIAALRDPAISHALSLMHANPGHNWTVSQLAEHVAQSRSNFSQRFVQLVGESPMRYLTIWRMELASNRLISSSLRVSQIAEQLGYMSQAAFSRVFRRAFGMSPTDYRERV